A genomic window from Sulfurospirillum diekertiae includes:
- a CDS encoding UDP-N-acetylmuramate dehydrogenase, translated as MTKSIHFSTYSSIKIGPTLDVLLLDSITPLPKAYKLIGGANNLLVSPTPPPLAMLDKCFDFIRLEETVLHVGGATPSGKILSFAKKHDLAGFELMQKLPGTLGGMIAMNAGLKEWEIFNDLIAIRTEHGWIEKSKIEHGYRFAKIKGIVYEATFTCKSGFDENLLAMFKKMRDNQPKEPSAGSCFKNPEGHFAGKLIEEAGFKGKRVGNMMFSNVHANFLVNLGDGTYEEAITLITAVKEEVFKRFGVKLEEEIIIL; from the coding sequence ATGACAAAATCGATTCATTTTTCGACCTATTCTAGCATCAAGATTGGTCCAACACTTGATGTTTTACTGCTTGATTCTATCACGCCACTTCCCAAAGCCTATAAGCTTATTGGTGGCGCAAACAACCTTTTGGTAAGCCCTACCCCACCTCCCCTTGCGATGCTAGATAAATGCTTTGATTTTATTCGTTTGGAAGAAACTGTTTTACATGTAGGCGGCGCAACGCCCAGTGGTAAAATTCTCTCCTTTGCAAAAAAGCACGATCTTGCAGGTTTTGAGCTGATGCAAAAACTCCCAGGAACACTGGGTGGCATGATCGCAATGAATGCGGGACTGAAAGAGTGGGAAATTTTCAATGACCTCATCGCTATTCGAACCGAGCATGGCTGGATAGAAAAATCAAAGATAGAACACGGCTACCGCTTCGCGAAAATCAAAGGCATTGTGTATGAAGCCACCTTTACATGTAAAAGCGGTTTTGATGAAAATTTGCTGGCCATGTTTAAAAAAATGCGCGACAATCAACCTAAAGAGCCTAGTGCAGGAAGCTGTTTTAAAAACCCAGAAGGACACTTTGCGGGAAAGCTTATCGAAGAGGCGGGCTTTAAAGGTAAACGTGTTGGCAATATGATGTTTAGCAACGTTCACGCCAACTTCTTAGTCAATCTGGGAGATGGTACGTATGAGGAAGCTATCACACTCATTACGGCGGTCAAAGAGGAAGTTTTCAAACGCTTTGGCGTGAAACTGGAAGAAGAGATCATTATTTTATAG
- the fliQ gene encoding flagellar biosynthesis protein FliQ: MEAKLIGLGVETFKIALYLSMPMLLSGLIAGLAISIFQAVTQINESTLSFVPKILVTIVVAIFTMPWMMNMMIEFTTRMIDMIPSFVF, encoded by the coding sequence ATGGAAGCAAAACTCATCGGACTCGGTGTTGAAACGTTTAAAATAGCGCTTTATCTCTCCATGCCGATGCTCCTCTCAGGACTCATAGCCGGTCTTGCCATTAGTATTTTTCAAGCGGTCACCCAGATCAATGAATCCACACTGAGCTTTGTTCCAAAGATTCTTGTCACCATCGTTGTTGCTATTTTTACGATGCCATGGATGATGAACATGATGATTGAGTTTACAACGCGAATGATTGATATGATCCCTTCCTTTGTTTTTTAA